Proteins encoded in a region of the Populus nigra chromosome 3, ddPopNigr1.1, whole genome shotgun sequence genome:
- the LOC133688721 gene encoding small ribosomal subunit protein uS12, with the protein MGKTRGMGAGRKLKSHRRRQRWADKSYKKSNLGNEWKKPFAGSSHAKGIVLEKIGIEAKQPNSAIRKCARVQLIKNGKKIAAFVPNDGCLNYIEENDEVLIAGFGRKGHAVGDIPGVRFKVVKVSGVSLLALFKEKKEKPRS; encoded by the exons ATGGG TAAGACACGAGGTATGGGAGCTGGTCGCAAGCTCAAGTCCCACCGCAGAAGGCAGAGGTGGGCTGACAAGTCGTACAAGAAGTCCAACCTTGGCAATGAATGGAAGAAACCATTCGCTGGTTCATCTCATGCCAAAGGCATTGTTCTTGAGAAGAT AGGTATTGAGGCCAAGCAGCCTAACTCTGCTATCAGAAAGTGTGCTAGAGTTCAACTAATCAAAAATGGAAAGAAGATTGCTGCTTTTGTTCCCAATGATGGTTGTTTAAACTATATTGAAGAAAAT GATGAGGTGTTAATTGCTGGATTTGGACGTAAAGGTCATGCCGTCGGAGATATTCCTGGTGTTAGATTCAAGGTTGTGAAGGTCTCTGGTGTCTCCCTTCTGGCACTTTTCaaagagaagaaggagaagccAAGGTCTTAA
- the LOC133690360 gene encoding interactor of constitutive active ROPs 2, chloroplastic-like — protein MQTPKAKTISLEVPRKKSPATPRTRQLKTPGAETDCVSPNPASRTPKDRSPKVTERKSPRSPATEKKRPSKISELESQLAQLQEDLKTAKEQLNTSESWKRRSQQEAEDTKKQLLTMSMKLEESQHQLMELSSSEDVRVQELRKISHDRDKAWESELEAVQKQHSIDYSALASAMNETQRLKTQLEMVVESEASQTKHVESVHAELKGLRLELTETLSLVEKMKIELSDTRESEAQALELASKTQKQLEEANATADMLQADGVKAMEAYRSLSLKLEQSRAQEKSLEELVSKLQADLANVSEKTVENPTGDVQVSHESVENEETKQLEAEMNLLKNEVGQLRSLLEAAETRCQEEYIQSTLQIRSAYEQVERTKLESGQREAKLETELKKAKNNIEELRANLMDKETELQGISEENEGLMLKIKKNQPSEREAELAMGMKNLEHDLAELKASLLDKEAQLQRVAEENETLRTEIKKGEIEQSKVSDEAVAMAETARASEHEALMKLGYLTEEADKSSRRAARMTEQLDAAQAANTEMEAELRRLKVQADQWRKAAEAAAAMLSTGNNGKFVERTGSLDSSYNPIAGNMGSPCSEDMDDSPRKKNRNMLKKIGVLWKKGQK, from the exons ATGCAGACACCAAAAGCAAA AACCATCTCTTTGGAAGTGCCTCGGAAGAAATCTCCTGCAACACCTCGAACTCGGCAACTCAAGACACCTGGAGCAGAAACTGACTGTGTCTCTCCAAATCCAGCAAGTAGGACCCCAAAAGACAGAAGCCCTAAAGTCACTGAAAGGAAATCACCACGAAGTCCAGCAACTGAG AAGAAGCGCCCAAGCAAAATATCAGAATTGGAATCACAGCTTGCACAACTCCAGGAGGATCTGAAGACGGCAAAAGAGCAACTGAACACTTCAGAGTCATGGAAGAGGCGTTCCCAGCAGGAAGCTGAAGATACCAAGAAGCAGCTTTTAACCATGTCAATGAAACTCGAGGAATCACAACATCAATTGATGGAGCTTTCTAGTTCTGAAGATGTCCGTGTTCAAGAGCTCCGTAAAATCTCCCATGATCGTGATAAAGCTTGGGAGTCTGAACTGGAGGCTGTACAGAAACAGCACTCTATTGATTATTCAGCCTTGGCTTCTGCCATGAATGAAACCCAGAGGCTCAAAACTCAGCTGGAAATGGTAGTGGAATCTGAAGCTTCCCAAACAAAACATGTGGAGTCAGTGCATGCTGAATTAAAGGGGTTGAGGCTGGAACTAACTGAAACTCTCTCCCttgttgaaaaaatgaaaattgagcTCAGTGATACCAGGGAATCTGAAGCTCAAGCCCTAGAACTTGCTAGTAAAACTCAAAAGCAATTGGAAGAAGCAAATGCAACTGCAGATATGCTGCAGGCTGATGGCGTCAAAGCCATGGAGGCTTACAGATCCTTATCATTGAAGCTGGAACAATCAAGAGCTCAAGAAAAATCTTTAGAGGAACTTGTGAGTAAATTGCAAGCAGATCTGGCAAATGTCAGTGAGAAAACAGTCGAGAATCCTACAGGGGATGTTCAAGTTTCACATGAAAGTGTAGAAAATGAGGAAACAAAACAGCTCGAAGCAGAGATGAACCTTTTGAAAAATGAAGTAGGTCAGTTGAGATCCTTACTAGAAGCAGCCGAGACACGGTGCCAGGAAGAATATATTCAAAGCACATTGCAGATTAGAAGTGCTTATGAGCAAGTTGAACGTACAAAGTTGGAATCAGGCCAAAGAGAGGCTAAATTGGAAACAGAATTGAAGAAagccaaaaataatattgaagagTTGAGGGCTAACCTGATGGATAAGGAAACTGAATTGCAGGGCATTTCTGAGGAGAATGAGGGACTGAtgttgaagataaagaaaaatcagCCAAGTGAGAGAGAAGCTGAACTTGCAATGGGGATGAAGAATTTAGAGCATGATCTGGCAGAGTTGAAGGCAAGTTTGTTGGATAAGGAAGCGCAGTTGCAGAGAGTAGCTGAGGAAAATGAAACACTCAGGACAGAAATCAAGAAAGGGGAAATAGAGCAAAGTAAAGTTAGTGATGAAGCTGTTGCTATGGCAGAAACTGCAAGGGCTTCAGAACATGAAGCTCTAATGAAACTTGGTTATCTGACAGAGGAAGCAGATAAAAGTAGCAGAAGAGCAGCACGGATGACTGAGCAACTGGATGCAGCCCAGGCAGCGAACACAGAAATGGAGGCTGAATTGAGGAGGTTAAAGGTGCAGGCAGACCAGTGGAGGAAGGCCGCTGAGGCAGCTGCTGCTATGCTTTCAACTGGGAACAATGGTAAATTTGTAGAGAGAACAGGTTCACTTGATAGCAGCTATAATCCTATTGCTGGAAATATGGGTTCACCTTGCTCTGAAGATATGGATGATTCGCCAAGGAAGAAAAACAGGAACATGCTGAAGAAAATTGGGGTCTTGTGGAAGAAGGGTCAGAAGTAG